The Echinicola rosea genome has a segment encoding these proteins:
- a CDS encoding gluconate:H+ symporter translates to MTILFVLLSILLLVLLIVWAKLNPFLAFLITSIVAGLLLGIPPEQVAVSVQQGMGSLLGDLVIIITMGAMLGKLVAESGAAQRIADFLMRVFGKKYIHWAMMVTGLVVGIPLFYNVGFVLLVPLVFTVAHQYKLSAVYVGIPLLAALSVTHGFLPPHPSPAALVAQFDANMGMTLLYGMMVAIPTILVAGPWFARYLKNIPASPLKSFRASSKPEEDLPGTWNSFLSALLPVVLLVGTTLLLMQTDEGSTLYGYVKFIADPGMVMLFSLLVATFTLGLHQGAKMNHLMDIYVDSVKDVAMIILIVAGAGALKQVLLDSGVSQVIADGLEGWNVHPLVLAWTITAVIRVCVGSATVAGLTTAGIIGPLIEGAGVDPNLVVLAIGAGSLMFSHFNDAGFWMYKEFFNVSIKDTIRSWSVMETIVAVVGLAGVMVLDWIVG, encoded by the coding sequence GTGACCATCCTCTTTGTGCTCCTAAGTATTTTACTGCTTGTATTACTTATCGTATGGGCAAAACTCAATCCTTTTTTGGCATTTTTGATTACTTCTATCGTGGCAGGGCTGCTGTTGGGAATTCCACCGGAGCAAGTAGCGGTGTCCGTGCAGCAAGGAATGGGAAGCCTCTTGGGAGATTTGGTAATTATCATAACGATGGGCGCCATGCTTGGTAAGCTGGTCGCCGAAAGTGGTGCGGCGCAGCGGATCGCTGACTTTCTGATGCGGGTCTTTGGCAAGAAATATATCCACTGGGCCATGATGGTGACCGGCTTGGTGGTAGGGATTCCGTTATTTTATAATGTAGGGTTTGTGCTGTTGGTGCCATTGGTGTTTACCGTGGCCCATCAGTATAAGCTGTCGGCAGTATATGTTGGGATTCCTTTACTGGCCGCTTTGTCCGTAACGCATGGGTTTTTGCCGCCACATCCATCGCCAGCAGCTTTGGTGGCGCAGTTTGATGCGAATATGGGGATGACATTGCTTTATGGGATGATGGTGGCCATCCCCACTATTTTGGTAGCGGGACCATGGTTTGCAAGGTACCTGAAAAATATTCCCGCCAGTCCCCTAAAGAGTTTCCGTGCCAGTAGTAAGCCAGAGGAAGACTTGCCCGGTACATGGAACAGTTTCTTGTCAGCTTTGCTTCCGGTGGTGCTCTTGGTGGGCACGACCCTATTGCTAATGCAAACGGATGAAGGAAGTACCCTGTACGGTTATGTGAAGTTTATCGCTGATCCGGGCATGGTGATGCTATTTTCGTTGTTGGTGGCCACATTTACCTTGGGGCTTCATCAAGGAGCAAAGATGAATCACTTGATGGATATTTATGTGGATTCAGTGAAAGATGTAGCCATGATCATCTTGATCGTGGCAGGGGCAGGAGCGCTGAAGCAAGTGCTGTTGGACAGTGGTGTGAGCCAGGTGATCGCTGATGGGCTGGAAGGATGGAATGTGCATCCGCTGGTGCTGGCCTGGACGATTACTGCCGTGATCAGGGTATGTGTGGGGTCCGCCACGGTGGCCGGATTGACCACAGCCGGGATTATTGGTCCCTTGATCGAGGGGGCAGGTGTAGATCCTAATTTGGTCGTGCTAGCGATAGGGGCAGGGAGCTTAATGTTTTCCCACTTTAATGATGCCGGATTTTGGATGTACAAGGAGTTTTTCAATGTCAGCATCAAGGATACTATCAGATCGTGGTCCGTTATGGAGACAATTGTCGCAGTGGTAGGGCTTGCAGGGGTGATGGTGCTGGATTGGATAGTAGGGTAG
- a CDS encoding RidA family protein, translating to MSAEENFKKLGLTLPPAPGPKGVYKPCLIDGKYLYLSGHGTVQDDGSLIMGRIGDALDEKEGKMAARQVGLAMLSTIKANLGSLNKVKRVIKVLGMVNCVSDFKRHPYIINGCSELFAEVWGEENGVGVRSAVGFGSLPDNIPVEVEAMFELH from the coding sequence ATGTCAGCAGAAGAAAATTTTAAAAAATTAGGATTGACTTTACCACCAGCACCAGGACCAAAAGGTGTGTACAAACCATGTCTTATCGATGGCAAATATTTGTACCTTTCGGGACACGGCACAGTGCAAGATGATGGTAGCTTGATCATGGGGAGAATAGGGGACGCGCTTGACGAAAAAGAAGGCAAGATGGCAGCCAGGCAGGTCGGATTGGCGATGCTGTCTACGATCAAAGCGAATTTGGGTAGCTTGAACAAGGTCAAAAGGGTCATTAAAGTCTTGGGTATGGTCAATTGTGTGTCGGATTTTAAGCGACACCCTTATATCATCAATGGCTGTAGTGAGCTTTTTGCAGAAGTGTGGGGAGAGGAAAATGGGGTCGGCGTGCGCAGTGCCGTCGGTTTTGGTTCATTGCCCGATAATATCCCCGTGGAGGTAGAGGCGATGTTTGAATTGCATTAG
- a CDS encoding D-TA family PLP-dependent enzyme, giving the protein MDWYEIKDVEAIDSPVLAVYPKRVKSNIGRLKSMVKEVSQLQPHIKTVKCLEVVKMLMDAGIDKFKCATIAEAEMLGMAGAKEVLIAYPMVGPKVDRMIKLMLVYQDTEFSCLVDCPEQARHLSAHTYQADVYLRVFMDLNVGTDRTGVRPLAEAKELYDYCKATSHLITMGLHIYDGHIRHQDFEQRKEACQAAFAPVETLAKWAREKYPVELKVIAGGSPTFPVHAEREAVTCSPGTFAYWDKGYQESLPEQSFDFAAVLMTRVISRPGKNLLCLDLGYKSVASEGPLEKRVWFPEYPSWAMVSHSEEHLVVKVPEGEVLPVGNVVYAIPYHICPTVAMYDKVLTVENNKVAGEWKTLARKRRINI; this is encoded by the coding sequence ATGGATTGGTACGAGATTAAGGATGTGGAAGCCATTGATTCACCGGTGCTTGCGGTTTATCCCAAGCGCGTGAAATCCAATATCGGAAGACTAAAATCTATGGTAAAAGAGGTCTCCCAGCTTCAGCCGCACATCAAAACGGTGAAGTGCCTGGAAGTGGTAAAAATGCTGATGGATGCGGGGATTGACAAGTTTAAGTGCGCCACCATCGCGGAAGCTGAAATGCTGGGGATGGCTGGTGCCAAGGAAGTCCTGATCGCCTATCCCATGGTGGGGCCAAAAGTGGACAGGATGATTAAGTTGATGTTGGTTTATCAGGACACGGAGTTCTCCTGTTTAGTGGATTGTCCAGAGCAGGCGAGGCACCTTTCTGCCCATACGTATCAGGCGGATGTTTACCTGAGGGTGTTTATGGACCTGAATGTGGGTACTGACCGTACAGGGGTGAGGCCATTGGCGGAAGCCAAGGAGTTATATGATTATTGTAAGGCCACCAGCCACTTGATCACCATGGGGCTGCATATTTATGATGGCCATATCAGGCATCAGGATTTTGAACAGCGAAAAGAAGCCTGTCAAGCGGCATTTGCCCCGGTAGAGACTTTGGCCAAATGGGCAAGGGAAAAGTACCCCGTGGAATTGAAGGTGATTGCTGGAGGTTCGCCCACCTTTCCGGTCCATGCCGAGCGGGAAGCGGTTACTTGCAGTCCCGGTACATTTGCGTATTGGGATAAAGGCTACCAAGAGAGCTTGCCGGAACAATCCTTTGATTTTGCTGCCGTACTGATGACCCGGGTGATTTCACGTCCTGGGAAGAATTTGCTCTGTCTGGACTTGGGCTATAAGTCGGTTGCGTCTGAAGGGCCACTGGAGAAGAGAGTATGGTTTCCTGAATATCCTTCTTGGGCTATGGTGAGCCATAGTGAGGAACATTTAGTGGTAAAGGTGCCCGAAGGAGAAGTTTTGCCCGTCGGCAACGTAGTGTACGCCATTCCTTATCATATTTGTCCCACCGTAGCCATGTATGACAAGGTGCTAACGGTGGAAAATAATAAGGT